CTGTCCGGCGCCTACATCGAAATCGACCCGGGGCCAGGTTCGCGCCAGCGACACTTTGTCGGCCTCGAACGCCAGCCGCTGATCAGCGCCGAAGACGAAGGCTCGCGGATCACGCTGATCTCCGACGCACTCGGATCGGTCGACACGGGCTCACCCATTTACTACCAGGGCCTGCTGGCGGGTGAGGTACTCGGCTATGACCTGGCGAGCGATGCGCAGAGCGTCTACGTGCACGCGTTTGTCCGCGACCCTTACAACCAGCTCATCCGCGGCAACACGCGTTTCTGGAACGTCAGCGGCCTGGACATCTCGCTCGGCGCTGACGGGCTGGAGGTACGTACCGCTTCGGTCCAGTCGCTCCTGTTTGGCGGGATCGCCTTTGAGACGCCCAACACCACCGAGCCCGTTCCCGAAAACATCTCCGACCTGGTCTTTACGCTGTATCCCGATTTCCAGGCCATCGCGGAGGGCGCTTACGCCCGGCGCCTGCGCTACGTGCTCTACTTCGACAGCTCGGTACGAGGGCTCAACGCCGGCGCGCCCGTGGAGCTCAAGGGGATTCGCGTCGGCAGCGTTCACGACGTACGCCTGGAGTTCAACGCGGACGACACCAGCTTTCTGATCCCGGTGATCATCGAGCTGGAGCCCGATCGAATTGTCGGCCAGCAGAATCTCGAGCAGGCGCCCGAAAACATCCTGTCCACGCTGGTTGAGCGCGGTCTGCGGGCGCGGCTCCAGACCGGCAGCCTGCTCACCGGGCAACTGTTTGTCGAGCTCAACATGTATGACGAGGCGCCGCTGGATCTTCGCGGTGACGGCAAACAGCCTTACCCCGAACTGCCCACCATCGCCGGCAGCTTTGAGGCGATCACCGCCACGGTCGACCGTTTTATCTCGCAGCTCGATTCCATCGATCTCGAAGCGATGGCGGAAAACCTCAACGGCGTCCTGGCGGGCGCCAACAGTCTGATCAACACCGACATCAGTGGTGATGTAGCCACCGATCTACAGGCCTCGATCCGGTCACTGCGCAACGTGCTGAAGGACCTCGACGCCGGCAACCTGGATCAGACCCTCAGCGCCGCAAACACGGCGCTGGTGCAGCTGGACGAAGCGCTGGAGCTGACGAGCGACGTGCTGACGCCGTCCTCGCCGCTTCAGTACAACCTGACGCAGCTCACCGCGGAGCTCGAAGAAACCGCGCGCTCGATCCGCAACCTGATGGACCTGCTCCAGCGCCAGCCCAGCTCGCTGCTGTTCGGTAAGGACAATGATTCGGAGTCAGACCCATGATCACCGCTGCCTGTATCCGATCTACCCGACTGTTTGCCGCGACGCTTGC
This DNA window, taken from Pseudomonadota bacterium, encodes the following:
- a CDS encoding MlaD family protein, producing MNDQPPVASPEVSQSSGFSMVWLMPIVTLAVGGWLIVKTLTEQGPTATVSFRTAAGIEVGKTRVKYKSVDIGMVENVQFADDFGNIIANLRLNKGLDDFLRRNTRFWVVRPQLSVRGASGLETLLSGAYIEIDPGPGSRQRHFVGLERQPLISAEDEGSRITLISDALGSVDTGSPIYYQGLLAGEVLGYDLASDAQSVYVHAFVRDPYNQLIRGNTRFWNVSGLDISLGADGLEVRTASVQSLLFGGIAFETPNTTEPVPENISDLVFTLYPDFQAIAEGAYARRLRYVLYFDSSVRGLNAGAPVELKGIRVGSVHDVRLEFNADDTSFLIPVIIELEPDRIVGQQNLEQAPENILSTLVERGLRARLQTGSLLTGQLFVELNMYDEAPLDLRGDGKQPYPELPTIAGSFEAITATVDRFISQLDSIDLEAMAENLNGVLAGANSLINTDISGDVATDLQASIRSLRNVLKDLDAGNLDQTLSAANTALVQLDEALELTSDVLTPSSPLQYNLTQLTAELEETARSIRNLMDLLQRQPSSLLFGKDNDSESDP